The proteins below are encoded in one region of Flavobacterium sp. IMCC34852:
- a CDS encoding NAD(P)/FAD-dependent oxidoreductase, translating to MPQELLLQVSPEIAANESLLYEYVAKSVRVSTKLVGKVVILKRSIDARQKAIKINLKVLVYLIDEKYTEPKIELPDYKNVSNAQEVIIVGAGPAGLFAALQLIELGLKPIVIERGKDVRGRRRDLKAINVDHIVNEDSNYCFGEGGAGTYSDGKLYTRSKKRGDVDRILQLLVGFGATPDILVEAHPHIGTNKLPQIIQDIREKIIECGGQVLFETRVTDFVVKNNEMQGIVTQNGDTISANKVILATGHSARDIFELLDRKKILIEAKPFALGVRAEHPQELIDKIQYSCDFRGEHLPPAPYSIVKQVNGRGMYSFCMCPGGVIAPCATSPGEVVTNGWSPSKRDQATANSGIVVELKLEDFKPFAQFGALAGMEFQKSIEQKAWHLAGETQKVPAQRMVDFTQNKVSASIPKTSYVPGTTSVEMGQVFPGFLTQIMREGFTQFGKSMRGYMTNEAILHAPESRTSSPVRIPRDHESLEHLQIKGLYPCGEGAGFAGGIISAAIDGEKCAMKIAESLLK from the coding sequence ATGCCGCAAGAATTACTCCTACAAGTTTCACCCGAAATAGCCGCAAACGAAAGTTTGCTCTATGAGTATGTGGCTAAATCAGTAAGGGTTTCCACTAAACTGGTTGGTAAAGTTGTAATTCTAAAACGGTCAATTGATGCCCGTCAAAAAGCCATAAAAATCAATTTGAAAGTCTTGGTTTATTTGATTGACGAAAAATATACCGAACCAAAAATCGAACTGCCCGATTACAAAAATGTGTCCAATGCCCAAGAGGTAATCATCGTGGGCGCCGGTCCGGCCGGACTTTTCGCAGCACTGCAATTGATTGAGTTGGGCTTAAAACCGATTGTGATCGAACGAGGTAAAGACGTTCGCGGGCGTCGTCGTGATTTAAAAGCAATTAATGTTGACCATATCGTCAACGAAGATTCTAATTATTGTTTTGGTGAAGGTGGCGCAGGCACTTATTCCGACGGAAAATTATATACCCGTTCCAAAAAGCGCGGTGATGTTGACAGAATTTTACAGTTGTTAGTGGGTTTCGGCGCAACTCCGGATATTTTAGTCGAAGCACATCCGCACATTGGTACCAATAAACTACCGCAAATCATCCAAGACATTCGCGAAAAAATTATCGAATGCGGCGGACAAGTGTTATTCGAAACCCGTGTAACTGATTTTGTAGTCAAGAATAATGAAATGCAGGGTATTGTAACCCAAAACGGTGATACAATTTCGGCCAATAAAGTCATTTTAGCCACCGGACATTCGGCACGTGATATATTTGAATTACTCGACAGAAAGAAAATTTTAATCGAAGCCAAACCATTTGCGCTAGGCGTTCGAGCCGAACATCCGCAGGAGTTAATTGATAAAATTCAGTACAGTTGTGATTTCCGTGGAGAACATTTACCACCGGCTCCATATTCTATAGTAAAGCAAGTCAACGGTCGTGGCATGTACTCGTTTTGTATGTGTCCGGGTGGCGTAATTGCGCCTTGTGCTACGAGTCCGGGTGAAGTGGTGACCAATGGTTGGTCGCCTTCCAAACGTGACCAAGCCACTGCCAATTCAGGCATTGTTGTCGAACTAAAATTGGAAGATTTCAAACCTTTTGCTCAATTCGGAGCGCTTGCCGGAATGGAATTCCAAAAAAGCATCGAGCAAAAAGCTTGGCATTTGGCAGGAGAAACGCAAAAAGTACCGGCACAACGAATGGTCGATTTCACCCAAAACAAAGTATCTGCTTCCATTCCAAAAACGTCTTATGTTCCCGGAACGACTTCGGTAGAAATGGGACAAGTCTTCCCGGGATTCTTAACCCAAATCATGCGTGAAGGTTTTACCCAATTCGGAAAATCAATGCGAGGTTATATGACTAATGAAGCGATTCTACACGCTCCCGAAAGCCGAACTTCTTCACCGGTAAGAATTCCACGTGACCATGAAAGCTTAGAGCACTTGCAAATCAAAGGCTTATATCCTTGTGG